One genomic segment of Gossypium arboreum isolate Shixiya-1 chromosome 3, ASM2569848v2, whole genome shotgun sequence includes these proteins:
- the LOC128290568 gene encoding uncharacterized protein LOC128290568, with amino-acid sequence MSPNRAKAESEEAESNVSASIQRVTSASGSERPGAEFVRIGKPPIDKICKHGTEEFKATANDDPERAKFWLENFISGFDELSCITAECLKCVVSLLKDTTYHWWNTITSVVPRENITCEFFHTEFRKKYGSQKFMDQKKKELLELKQGSMTVSEYEQEFVRLSKYARE; translated from the exons atgtcaccCAACCGAGCTAAagctgaatccgaggaagctgaAAGCAATGTTTCAGCTTCAATTCAAAGAGTCACCTCTGcgtctggtagtgaaaggccc GGTGCTGAAtttgttagaattggtaagcctccgaTAGATAAAATCTGCAAACATGGGACGGAAGAATTTAAGGCTACTGCAAATGATGATCCGGAAAGGGccaagttctggcttgaaaacttTATCTCGGGTTTTGATGAACTGTCCTGCATAACTGCCGAGTGCCTGAAATGTGTAGTGTCCTTACTAAAAGATAcgacttaccattggtggaataccataacttcagttgTACCGAGAGAGAATATTACATGCGAATTCTTCCAtactgaatttagaaagaaatatggtAGTCAGAAGttcatggatcagaaaaagaaagaacttCTAGAACTCAAGCAGGGAAGCATgactgtatctgaatatgaacaggAATTTGtacgattgagtaagtatgccagggaatag